The stretch of DNA ctccgcccgcccgccccgtGCCCGGCCTGgctgcggcggggcgggcgggcgctaCACGAGGGACTCGCAGACGGGCAGCGAGTCCGAGTCCTGGCTGTGCATGGAGCTCAGCCCCGTGTCCGAGTCCTCGTCGTTGTCGGCGCGGTCCTTGCGCAGCGCCCGCGCCTGCTCCACCcagccgccccccgccgccgccggccgcccccctcccgccgccccgcgcgGCTCCGCGGGCGCCTCCGCCACGTCCAGGGTGCCCAGCGTCTCCAGCAGGCGCTGCAGCTCCCGCTCCTTGTCCTCCCACGCCCGCTGCGTGCAGTCCAGGTCGGTCTTGACGGCCTCCAGGTCCGTGCTCAGCTTGAGACCGATGTAGAGGCTGGTGCTCAGCTGGGTCTTGACCCGTTCGTGCTCCAGGTGCAGCTCGccctcgccgccgccgccgccgctcagCTCCGTGGTGTCGCAGTCCGTGTCGGCCagcccgggccccgccgccagctccagctcctcccgccgccgcttCATCCAGCGCTCGTTGAGCTCCTCCTGGATCTCGGCGGCCaggtgctccagcagctcctcctgctgcgcccgctgctcctgcagctgcagcacctcctcGCACTTCCTGGCGTAGTCCTCCTCGGGGCGGCCGGCGGCGAGCTGGCCCGgctcccggcccggctcggGCTCGCCGCCGCCCGTGCCCACCAGGTAGGTGTCCTGCACGTAGTTGACGCCGTGCCGCTTCATGCGGTCCAGGTGGATTTTAGCCTCGTACCTGTCGATCTCGCGGTCCAGCTCGCGGAGCCGCTGGATCTGCTGTCGGATGGTGTGGTCCTGCGAGAGCACCAGGTGCACCAGCGTCTCCATCCTCTCCGCCGACGAGGCCTCCCGGGCCAGCGGCTGCTGCCGCTTCTTGTTGATCTTGGCCAGCTTGCGGAAGGCTTTCCGCACCACTCGCCGCTGCCGCTCCTGCGTGAGCGCCAGGCTGGCGCGGGCCGCCCCCAGGCCGCGGCCGGGGCGCTCCTTGCTCAGCACCACCCGCGCCTCGGCgctgcgcggccccgcgttgGGCAGCGAAGCCTCGCTGCGCACCAGCACGAAGCGCACGTTCTCCTGCTCGTCCCCCCACGCCACCCAGAGCCGCAGGATCTTCGTCTTGTTGGGCAGGATCCGCTCGAAGCCGCGCCACTTCTCCACGATGCAGTAGGAGTGCGGCGGCCCCGACAGCATCCCGCCGGCGGGCTCGGGCGGcgccgggcgctgccgccggTGGTGGctgtcctccagcagcacccgCACCACGTCCGAGCAGGTGGTCCGCCGGGAGAGCCCGGAGATCAGCTTCTCCTCCTGGCAGATCCACACCGAGATCTTCCGCTCCTCGGGCTCCATCGGGGCGGCTGCGGGCGggcggccggggccgcgggCTCAGGGCTGGCCGGGCAGCCGCTCCATGGGGAGCGCTCGGCGGAGGCGaggcgctgcccgcccgcccggctTCAGGGCGGCCGGGATGCCTTGCCGTCCCCTCCCCGCCCGCGGCACCCCGCCCGTGCGCTCCGCCGGCCGCTCCACCCCTTCCTGCCCGGTgcggcggggccgccgggggcgggggggccggCCCGGTGCGCTGGGAGCCGCCGCGCTCCTGTCCGctgcccgcgccccgccgggATTCGCTCTCCTCGCGTGGGCTCCCCGCGGCTCAGGCCCCGCAGCCCGCGCAGAAATCCGCCGGCGCGGACACTTCGGGCCGGGTCGCCGTCGCCTCCGTGTCCCCCTTCTCCGTGCCCTGCCTGTGCCGCGAACGAGCGAACGAGCGGCGTCGGGGATCTTCCAAAGTGCCGAGGGACAAGAGCGAATCCTGGAGCTTCAAAGGGAAAGCCAGAACTAGTGAGGAATTTCCAGTTTTAGTAAATCATCCGCCTGTAATTAGGAAATTCATGTTTGTGAAGCACTTCGCAGATGAAATATGCAAAGGACGGGAATGTCTAAGTGCTATTAAAATACTAGCTGAGCCAGATTTTAATGGGAGCTTGCTGTGTACTTTGATGGGAACGGGATCCGTCCCGGAGTGTGGATTAAAATGAGAAGATGtgaaaaatagtaataaaacgCAGGATTGTGGCACTGATTTTCACTGATTGCATCACCGGGTTCACGGACCTAGGCTTTTCTAAGTGATTAAATAAGTACTATAatgggcaaagaaaaaaactctcTCAAACCTGAACCTTCCGAGGGAGTTTGAGAGCCAATAAAATCGGTGTGCCCTGTGGAGAGGACTTTTGCCTGGATAAGGTTTATGTTCCGGTCAGCGGAACAGAACGGAGTTGTGGCATTGCAGCCTAACTCCTGTCATTCTGCTGTTAGAAACGGTGGAGCTGGGGCACACCGAACAGCGAGGGAGCGATTATGTAGCCTAATGTCCTCTTTTCCCCTAAAGTAACAGGCTCAGTGCGCTGTGCGAGCTTCTCCTGGGTTTCCGTGGAAGGGCTAGTCCTGGGGAAGGAAGCctgccactgctctgcctgcGTAAGGCAGCTAATTACGGTGGTGGTTCCTGACGTGCAGCCTCCTGTCCCGTGAGGAAGTGGGCTGAGGGAC from Corvus cornix cornix isolate S_Up_H32 chromosome 5, ASM73873v5, whole genome shotgun sequence encodes:
- the RASSF10 gene encoding ras association domain-containing protein 10 codes for the protein MEPEERKISVWICQEEKLISGLSRRTTCSDVVRVLLEDSHHRRQRPAPPEPAGGMLSGPPHSYCIVEKWRGFERILPNKTKILRLWVAWGDEQENVRFVLVRSEASLPNAGPRSAEARVVLSKERPGRGLGAARASLALTQERQRRVVRKAFRKLAKINKKRQQPLAREASSAERMETLVHLVLSQDHTIRQQIQRLRELDREIDRYEAKIHLDRMKRHGVNYVQDTYLVGTGGGEPEPGREPGQLAAGRPEEDYARKCEEVLQLQEQRAQQEELLEHLAAEIQEELNERWMKRRREELELAAGPGLADTDCDTTELSGGGGGEGELHLEHERVKTQLSTSLYIGLKLSTDLEAVKTDLDCTQRAWEDKERELQRLLETLGTLDVAEAPAEPRGAAGGGRPAAAGGGWVEQARALRKDRADNDEDSDTGLSSMHSQDSDSLPVCESLV